One Ranitomeya imitator isolate aRanImi1 chromosome 1, aRanImi1.pri, whole genome shotgun sequence DNA window includes the following coding sequences:
- the LOC138672952 gene encoding pancreatic secretory granule membrane major glycoprotein GP2-like yields the protein MKMLLASLLALCTFLSAHAVTQECGGSVNCTCNLNNYNSSVTPPSPTINCSNGMMTIYISKCQLEKSLFNISNLALLNNTDPDCASLEYSVDGEFQVGFHNPMSTTKCGNKLEVNATHAIYSNILHIYAEEHTVVTRNNATANLSCIYPLIYPVSLNITLKPVSGTTDISVPGVTGTMTVIMTVFVDAELTQPVTDNTVLTVEQTVYIQILMPELDANQFNIKVIRLYATPGATDPGTGLLFNLTSGSDGCPDPQYGVGVIYVLNNGNGTEARFALKIFKITNQNYVRLYADVTICVSNCAVNCNEKSGRSSTPDNVATVNLELTADSLIPGGATGHSSTSWSLVSLSLISLLIAKFM from the exons ATGAAGATGTTACTAGCATCACTTCTGGCGCTGTGCACTTTTTtatcag CGCATGCTGTAACCCAAGAATGTGGTGGATCTGTCAATTGTACCTGTAACCTCAATAACTACAATTCTTCAG TGACACCACCAAGTCCAACTATTAACTGCTCAAATGGAATGATGACCATTTACATCTCCAAATGCCAACTGGAAAAAAGCCTGTTCAACATCTCTAACTTGGCCCTGCTTAATAATACTGATCCTGATTGTGCCAGTCTAGAATACTCGGTAGATGGAGAGTTTCAAGTCGGCTTCCATAATCCAATGAGCACCACAAAGTGCGGCAACAAATTAGAA GTAAATGCAACTCATGCCATTTATTCCAATATCCTGCATATTTATGCAGAGGAGCACACTGTCGTCACTAGAAATAATGCCACTGCCAACCTCAGCTGCATCTACCCCCTAATTTATCCTGTTTCCCTCAACATTACATTAAAACCAGTATCAGG GACTACGGACATCTCAGTGCCAGGAGTAACAGGGACCATGACAGTAATTATGACAGTGTTTGTAGATGCTGAACttacccaaccagttacagacaacaCAGTGCTAACCGTGGAACAAACTGTTTATATTCAAATATTGATGCCAGAATTGGATGCCAACCAATTTAACATTAAAGTGATAAGGCTGTACGCCACCCCAGGTGCAACTGATCCTGGAACTGGTCTGCTATTTAATCTGACAAGTGGATCGGATGG GTGCCCGGACCCTCAATATGGTGTTGGCGTCATTTATGTCCTCAATAATGGTAATGGTACTGAAGCAAGATTTGCCTTGAAAATCTTCAAGATCACTAACCAAAACTATGTACGGCTGTACGCAGATGTCACGATCTGTGTCTCAAACTGTGCAGTG AACTGCAATGAAAAAAGTGGTAGATCATCAACACCAGATAATGTGGCAACGGTAAATTTGGAGCTAACTGCTG ATAGCCTTATTCCTGGTGGTGCCACTGGCC ATTCCTCCACGTCATGGTCCTTGGTGTCACTATCGCTCATCTCTCTGCTCATTGCAAAGTTTATGTAA